ATTATTTTATTTAGCAAATACTGCTAAAAATGGGCGAACTCTCCTTTTAGATCTCGAAGATGCTAAACTTTTACATGCCTTAGATCCGTTTACTGAATTTCCTGAGATCTCACAAGAAACTTTGACTGCAGCTTTAGCTGAGCCAACACACTATGCGCTTCAAAAAACAGGTCCAGCTCAAGGCGAAAACGTCTTTAACGCTTCAGAAAGTTTTGAACTAGATGAGATCAATGCAGATCAGACTGTAAGTGAGCTAAAAGAGTTCGTTCATGTGATCGCACCTCAAAAGACACTCATTTATGGTCCAAATGAACTTGAATTTAATTAGAAAGGATGTCAAACTATGTTGATCGTAACAACTGAAAATATTCCCGGAAAAAATTATGAAGTCTTAGGTTCTGTTTTTGGCGTAACGACGCAATCACGAAACTTTGCCAGTGATCTAGGGGCTGGTCTCAAAAGTATCGTTGGGGGCGAGATCAAAGGTTATACAAAAATGTTGAACAACTCTCGTTTTGAAGCTTTAAAACGCCTCGAAAAAGAAGCAGCTACACTTGGAGCCGATGCCGTCGTCATGATGCGTTTTGACTCAGGCTCGATCAGCGCTGATATGCAATCAGTTGCTGCTTATGGAACAGCTGTTAAATTTATCGACTAAAAAAATACCTTTCTAACACTATCTGTTAGAAAGGTATTTTTTGAGATCTTAGATCACCGCCACTAAACATTAAATGCCGATTTTTTTTATGATCTCCGCTTGATATTTTTGATCATGAACCTCTGAAATATCGATATCATAGTTCATTTCAGCTGTATGTTTGCCCTCGATCGGGACCCTTGTTTTCGCTCCCATTTTGTACCATTCATACTCTGGGTCAAGATGTCCTAGATCGATCACTTGTGTAAAACCTGCTAGATCTGCTGCAATAACACTAGCTGTCATTCCTAACATAACAAGAACCAAACGCTCTTTTCCATATAGTTTTATTGCGTCTTCGATCTCTTGATATTTTGTCCATGCATTTTTAGAAGGACAAATGATCCGTTGAAGCGAACGGGCATTTGAAAATAGATCGTTGCCTACTCCCGAACGCGTGTAATGTCCTTCAACTATAAGCAGATCACGATCAGTCCAAAGTTCTTTTAGCTGCTTAAAGACCCGATCGGCTGCAGTCCGATCCTTAAAATCTATATATGGTCGAGTCACCATCGTATTACCATATATATTTTCTTTTTTGCCAAGTTCTCTATAATAATCAGCAAAAGTAATAAGATGTCCTTGCCACCAATCCCGTGCAGGATCAACTAACATATCCAAACCATGAAAAACGTCACTTAAACAAACTAAGAGCTCAGGGCTACTTC
This window of the Ligilactobacillus faecis genome carries:
- a CDS encoding heavy metal-binding domain-containing protein → MLIVTTENIPGKNYEVLGSVFGVTTQSRNFASDLGAGLKSIVGGEIKGYTKMLNNSRFEALKRLEKEAATLGADAVVMMRFDSGSISADMQSVAAYGTAVKFID